A genomic window from Sulfurospirillum diekertiae includes:
- a CDS encoding OprD family outer membrane porin — protein sequence MRLAKLSLVAIVVAGLASSAFAASTTLEDAFKNGKISGELRAYYFSKTDSAGNDREDLFTTGILLNYKTDTFYGLGANFTAQGNASPFATDAGKARFNGDEYGTGAVLSEAYLSYTLGKTTAQIGRMFIDTPLVSSSGSRMTKEAFEGVTVVNTDLPNTTLIAGYVQKFQSRTDGKGNVGKFTKSFATGSADAVDLDNGAYTLVVINKSIPGLTLTGAYAYADVEDVDGIHLGYVEALYTGKAGDFGYTLAAQDYYNSFKNAAGFADDSINAYGLKAGLSFKGLNGYVAYSKTSNDDVASGNIISGLGNGADLLYTDPVFSTPGYQKNTDTYAVDLNYDITAAANVGARYVESDFNDNTKGSYTSLYASYKFDGALKNFKLGAEFESKGKDKDGDQLRFKANYKF from the coding sequence ATGAGACTAGCTAAACTTAGCTTGGTGGCTATCGTAGTTGCTGGACTTGCATCGAGTGCATTTGCAGCTTCAACAACATTGGAGGACGCATTTAAAAATGGTAAAATAAGTGGTGAGCTTAGAGCTTACTATTTTAGTAAAACTGACAGTGCGGGCAACGATAGAGAAGATCTTTTCACGACAGGTATTTTGCTTAACTATAAAACAGATACATTCTATGGTTTGGGGGCTAATTTTACAGCGCAAGGTAACGCTTCACCATTTGCTACAGATGCGGGCAAAGCCAGATTTAATGGCGATGAATACGGCACGGGTGCTGTTCTTTCAGAAGCATATCTTTCATATACCCTCGGCAAAACAACTGCTCAAATTGGCCGTATGTTTATCGATACACCTCTTGTAAGTAGTAGTGGTTCAAGAATGACGAAAGAAGCATTTGAAGGTGTTACTGTCGTAAATACAGACCTACCAAATACAACATTAATTGCTGGTTATGTTCAAAAATTCCAATCTAGAACCGATGGTAAGGGTAATGTTGGTAAATTTACAAAATCATTTGCAACAGGTTCTGCAGATGCTGTTGATCTTGACAATGGTGCTTATACCTTAGTAGTTATCAACAAATCAATTCCTGGATTAACATTAACAGGTGCTTACGCCTATGCAGATGTCGAAGATGTAGATGGTATCCATTTAGGATATGTTGAAGCACTATATACAGGTAAAGCAGGTGATTTTGGGTATACCCTTGCTGCTCAAGACTATTACAATAGCTTCAAAAATGCCGCAGGATTTGCAGATGATTCAATCAATGCATATGGTCTTAAAGCAGGTTTGAGTTTTAAAGGTCTAAATGGTTATGTAGCATACTCTAAAACGAGCAATGACGATGTAGCTAGCGGTAATATTATTTCTGGATTAGGGAATGGTGCTGACCTACTTTATACCGATCCTGTTTTCTCTACTCCAGGATATCAAAAAAATACCGATACGTATGCTGTTGATTTAAATTACGATATTACAGCGGCAGCAAATGTTGGTGCCCGTTATGTAGAGTCTGATTTCAATGACAACACAAAAGGTTCATACACCTCTCTTTACGCTTCTTACAAATTTGACGGTGCTTTGAAAAACTTCAAATTAGGTGCTGAGTTTGAGTCTAAAGGTAAAGACAAAGATGGTGATCAATTGAGATTTAAAGCCAACTACAAATTCTAA
- a CDS encoding DNA polymerase Y family protein: MIIHLDLDCFFVSAERTRTPFLKGKPVVVCKSSDAKIFSTLDSESVMTESVGGFNGLIQHKKTFSSFDKEAWKSEFMDEKGRVHGIVIAKSYEAKKYGIKTGTSLRDALAMCPKLLIVPSDHLFYQLLSTKLKAFLQTKIPILEQYSIDEFWGDLKGWVKEEATHAFIASLQKEILEKFDLPISIGASSSKWIAKLATDFRKPYGLTLVPQHEIASFISLMPIATFPGIGRVLQKKFESYGIATLGEVLEHHKLVSAWGTIGKDLLARISGVDNEPVVTKRDRRSIGISRNFHVIHNRDEVLRRAIILSRHLSYTIAKLDLHPTTYYLYLRYENGISSKSSQTLDRSFSEGLYREWVVQMFSSLDTHPHYGILHLGLALSNFITPSQTKTFSLLHVEEDEKSKRLSEKLTKLRDKYGIDIIRSGAEKQENEKE, from the coding sequence GTGATTATTCATCTGGATTTGGACTGTTTTTTTGTCTCTGCTGAACGAACGAGGACACCTTTTTTGAAAGGTAAGCCAGTTGTTGTGTGCAAAAGTAGTGATGCTAAAATCTTTAGTACGCTTGATAGTGAAAGCGTCATGACCGAGTCCGTGGGTGGTTTCAATGGACTCATTCAACATAAAAAAACATTTTCAAGCTTTGATAAAGAGGCGTGGAAAAGCGAGTTTATGGATGAAAAAGGGCGTGTTCATGGGATTGTGATTGCGAAGAGTTACGAAGCAAAGAAGTACGGCATCAAAACAGGCACTTCGCTTCGTGATGCACTCGCGATGTGCCCGAAGCTTCTCATTGTACCTAGTGACCATCTTTTTTATCAACTGCTTTCCACCAAACTCAAAGCTTTTTTACAGACCAAAATCCCCATCTTGGAGCAGTACAGCATTGATGAGTTTTGGGGCGATTTGAAAGGGTGGGTGAAAGAGGAAGCAACACATGCTTTTATTGCCTCCTTGCAAAAAGAGATTTTAGAGAAATTTGATCTGCCCATTTCTATTGGAGCTTCAAGTTCCAAGTGGATCGCAAAACTTGCGACAGATTTTCGCAAACCCTATGGATTGACGTTAGTTCCTCAACATGAGATCGCTTCGTTTATCTCTTTGATGCCCATTGCAACCTTTCCTGGCATCGGGCGGGTGCTTCAGAAAAAGTTTGAAAGCTATGGTATTGCAACTTTGGGCGAGGTGTTGGAGCATCATAAGCTTGTTTCCGCGTGGGGCACCATCGGTAAAGACTTGCTTGCGCGCATCAGCGGGGTCGATAATGAACCCGTGGTGACCAAGCGAGATCGTCGTTCCATCGGCATTTCGCGCAATTTTCATGTCATTCATAACCGTGATGAGGTGTTGCGCCGAGCGATTATACTCTCACGTCATCTCTCGTATACGATTGCGAAGCTGGATTTGCACCCAACGACTTATTATTTATATCTGCGCTACGAAAATGGCATTTCCTCTAAAAGCTCCCAAACGCTTGATCGCTCTTTTAGCGAGGGTTTGTACCGTGAGTGGGTTGTTCAGATGTTTTCATCACTTGACACTCACCCCCATTATGGAATTTTGCATTTAGGCTTGGCGCTTTCAAACTTCATCACGCCTTCACAAACCAAGACCTTTTCCCTTTTACATGTAGAGGAGGACGAGAAGTCAAAACGGTTGTCTGAGAAACTGACCAAACTACGTGATAAGTACGGTATAGATATTATAAGGAGTGGGGCTGAGAAACAGGAGAATGAAAAAGAATAA
- a CDS encoding efflux RND transporter permease subunit: protein MEKYVEMYSDFITKNHKIVLSILLLVTLFLGYFAVHLSVDASAETLLLENDKDLQLTREIHKRYTSSDYLVISFSPNDPMLSEKSLNTIRSLKEALLKVDSVKSVVSILDVPLLESPPRSIKEFIDDIRTLESKDINKTMVQEEFTTSPIYKNNLVSADFKTTGILINLKDDTKYMEFVKARNALLDKQKVEKLTKEESLQLKHIQKEFKEYREVVKDKSHSVIKEVRDIIDMHKDSGQLFLGGVMMVADDMISFVKDDIKTYGISVILIMVLVLWIIFRQLRYVLIPVTVAFSAVVITAGLYTLFGLEVTVISSNFVSMQLIMAISLSIHLVSNYRENYIKNPELSQKEIIAITMEKMVLPMSFVVCSSIVAYMSLISSGILPVMNFGWMMAVASCISFLFAIIFSPAMLMALKKKAPVLTYDKFTKLTLACANAVKAYPKTIYLGSLAVVIFSIVGTTQLIVENSMINYFRDKTEIYQGMKKIDENLGGTTPLEVVVRFPKKQASMEKSSDPSVLDSFEEEFNKQSGEAQYWFTDQKMEEILKIQTFLESMNNVGNVSSLATLLRVGKIIKNGQGLDSFELGILYKALPEEDKNMLLDSYINIENDEARFIIRIKDSSKDLRREELINTIRAGLEKEIGLKESDFDIVGMMVLYNNMLQSLYQTQILTVGETISILGLMFLFLFRSVKIGLIAIVVNIIPIGIVFGIMGVFKIPLDIMNITIAAIAFDMAMNNTVYYYLRFRAELKKDGDYVATMVRSHASVGNPMYYCAGVTVIGFMVLVTSNFVPTIVFGLLTVATIFVAIVADLLLSPLLLITFKAFGTPKTKEL, encoded by the coding sequence GTGGAAAAATATGTAGAAATGTATTCGGACTTTATAACCAAAAATCATAAAATCGTTTTATCAATCTTGCTTTTAGTGACGCTGTTCCTTGGGTATTTTGCGGTACATCTCAGTGTAGATGCCTCCGCTGAAACATTGCTCCTTGAAAACGATAAAGACCTTCAACTTACCAGAGAGATTCACAAACGTTATACCAGTTCGGACTATCTTGTCATCTCCTTTTCTCCCAATGATCCTATGCTTTCTGAGAAGAGTCTCAATACGATCAGAAGTCTTAAAGAGGCACTTTTAAAAGTGGATAGCGTGAAAAGTGTTGTGAGCATTTTGGATGTTCCGCTGCTTGAGAGTCCACCTCGGTCTATCAAAGAGTTTATTGATGACATACGAACGCTTGAAAGCAAAGATATTAATAAGACTATGGTGCAAGAGGAGTTTACAACCAGCCCTATTTATAAAAACAATCTTGTCAGTGCGGATTTTAAAACAACGGGCATTCTGATCAATTTAAAAGATGATACAAAATACATGGAGTTTGTCAAAGCTCGCAATGCGCTTCTGGATAAACAAAAAGTAGAAAAACTCACCAAAGAGGAATCTCTTCAACTTAAACACATTCAAAAAGAGTTTAAAGAGTATAGAGAGGTCGTCAAGGACAAATCACATAGCGTGATTAAAGAAGTCAGAGATATTATCGATATGCATAAGGATAGCGGGCAGCTCTTTTTAGGTGGCGTTATGATGGTTGCGGATGATATGATTAGCTTTGTCAAAGATGACATCAAAACGTATGGTATCTCTGTTATTCTCATTATGGTCTTAGTGCTTTGGATCATTTTTAGACAGTTACGGTATGTATTGATCCCTGTTACGGTGGCATTTTCTGCGGTTGTGATTACCGCTGGACTCTACACACTTTTTGGGCTAGAAGTCACCGTTATTTCTTCCAATTTTGTCTCCATGCAGCTTATTATGGCGATCTCTTTGTCCATCCACCTTGTCTCCAATTACCGTGAAAACTACATCAAAAATCCCGAGTTATCGCAAAAAGAGATCATCGCCATTACGATGGAAAAAATGGTTTTACCGATGTCGTTTGTTGTATGTAGTTCAATCGTTGCGTATATGTCGCTTATCAGCAGTGGTATCCTTCCGGTTATGAATTTTGGATGGATGATGGCCGTGGCATCGTGTATCTCTTTCCTTTTTGCCATTATATTTTCACCTGCAATGTTGATGGCTTTGAAGAAAAAAGCTCCTGTCTTAACGTATGACAAATTTACTAAATTAACATTGGCGTGTGCCAATGCCGTTAAAGCGTATCCGAAAACAATTTATCTGGGCTCACTTGCTGTTGTCATTTTTAGCATCGTTGGAACAACACAGCTTATCGTTGAAAACAGTATGATTAATTATTTTAGAGATAAAACAGAAATCTACCAAGGTATGAAAAAAATTGATGAAAACTTAGGAGGGACAACGCCCCTTGAAGTGGTCGTAAGATTCCCTAAGAAACAGGCATCTATGGAGAAAAGTTCAGATCCTAGCGTGCTTGATAGTTTTGAAGAAGAGTTTAACAAACAAAGCGGTGAAGCGCAATACTGGTTTACTGACCAAAAGATGGAAGAAATATTAAAAATTCAAACATTTCTTGAAAGCATGAATAATGTTGGAAATGTATCATCGCTTGCAACACTCTTAAGGGTTGGGAAAATCATTAAAAATGGCCAAGGGTTGGACAGTTTTGAACTGGGAATTCTTTATAAAGCACTTCCCGAAGAAGATAAAAATATGCTTTTAGATTCGTATATTAACATTGAAAACGATGAGGCACGATTTATCATACGCATCAAAGATTCTTCAAAAGATCTCAGGCGCGAAGAGTTAATCAATACCATAAGAGCAGGATTGGAAAAAGAAATTGGCTTGAAAGAGAGTGATTTTGATATTGTGGGAATGATGGTTTTATACAATAATATGCTCCAATCCCTCTATCAAACTCAGATTTTAACCGTAGGTGAAACCATATCTATACTAGGATTGATGTTCTTATTTTTATTTAGGTCTGTTAAAATAGGGCTTATTGCGATTGTTGTCAATATTATTCCTATTGGCATCGTATTTGGAATTATGGGTGTCTTTAAAATACCTCTGGACATTATGAATATCACCATTGCTGCCATTGCTTTTGATATGGCGATGAACAATACCGTTTATTATTATCTGCGATTTAGAGCTGAACTTAAAAAAGATGGTGATTATGTTGCCACAATGGTGAGATCGCATGCAAGTGTTGGTAATCCTATGTATTATTGCGCTGGCGTAACCGTGATAGGGTTTATGGTTTTGGTGACATCCAACTTCGTTCCAACCATTGTATTTGGACTTTTGACTGTCGCTACAATCTTTGTTGCCATTGTTGCCGATCTCTTGCTCTCACCGTTATTGCTGATAACGTTTAAAGCGTTTGGAACACCTAAAACAAAAGAACTTTAA
- a CDS encoding type I restriction endonuclease subunit R, EcoR124 family — protein MGEENKKKPSLKRSVARFNLKAELIEKFINDHLMQLDDTDAIESAFESFWDAEKKKPMSLFAFKNNLKYIL, from the coding sequence ATGGGTGAAGAAAACAAAAAGAAGCCCTCATTAAAACGCTCAGTGGCACGGTTCAACTTAAAAGCTGAGCTCATTGAAAAATTTATTAACGACCATTTGATGCAATTAGATGACACAGATGCGATAGAAAGTGCGTTTGAAAGCTTTTGGGATGCCGAGAAAAAGAAGCCTATGAGTCTTTTTGCATTTAAAAATAACCTTAAATACATACTTTGA